GAGTCCCAGGTAGGAGTCGATGACCGCGGCCGGGAGCGTGGAGGCGGTCATGTCGACCATGGCCTCGGCCATGTACGCGGCGTGGGCCTCGCCCTCGTCGGGGACGGTGCGCTCGGTCCACTGGACGCGGGTCACCGGGCTGCCCTGGCGGGCCAGGGTGGCCAGGGCGTCGCCCCACCCCGCGATGCGCCGGTCCTGCTCGGCGACGTCGAGCAGCGACCACGAGTCGGGCTGCCCGCGCAGGATCACCACGTACTGGGCCTGGCGGCCCCGGCCGTCGCGGACGACCGCCACCTCCTGGCCGTCGAGGGCCACCCCGAGCAGCTCGAGGTCCTCGAGCCCCTCGGGCAGCACCGGCGGTGGCAGCTGCGGGCCGACGCTGGTCCCGGTGGGGTCTGCTCCGGTGGTCATGCCTTGCTGGGCCCGGCGGGCCCGATGCCGTCCCCGGCCGGTCGAGCGGCGTCGCCCGAACCGGCCGACGACCGGGAGCCAGCCCATCAGCGGCCGGCCCGAGATGCGGCCCACCGTCACCGGCACGGCGACCAGCGCCCACAGCACCGCGGGGCCGACCGCCCCTCGGACCAGCAACACGATGGCGACGATGGCCGCCACCAGGGCGGCGGCCACCTGGACAGCCGAGAGCCCCAGCAGCAGCCCTCGACGCTCGAGCGGCCCGAAGGTGTACCCCGCCGGGGTCGATGTGTCGCTCATCGGGGTCGCCTCCTCACTGGACCGTCGTGTCGGTCGGTCGCGTCCCGCCCGCGGGCGGCTCTGGCGGCGACGGTGCCGTCACCGGACCCCTCGGCGGGGCGGGTGGCCCCGCCTGGCCCGGCGTCGATCCCCCGCCGGTCGGGGCCGGGGCGGAGGGCGGTGCGCTTGGTGGGTCGACCGGTCGAGGACCGGTCGCCCCCGCCCCCGACGGCCCGGACCCTCCGGGTGGCGCCGCGGCGTCGCTCGGGTCACGGGTCGGTGTCACCGGTGGCAGCGCCTTCGGGGCATCGTCGGAGCGGGGTGGCGGGCCGGGCTCGACCACACCGAGCTGGCGTCCACTCGCCGTGGTGATCGTCCCGCCCAGGTGCCCGTCGGGCCCGGCGGCCATCGCCCGCCCCGCGGCCGCTCCTCCCCCACCTCCGGCGGCCGCTGTGGCGCCGCCGCTCCCGGCGGCCAGCGCAAGGCGCCCGCCCATCACGGCGGCGCCCACCCCGGCGCCGACCAGGGCCCGGCCCGCGCCCGCCGTCGCCGGGGCGCCGTCACCGCCCGGGACCGGGAGCAGCCGGTACATCAGCGCCGGCGACAGGGCGGTGATGAGCATGATCACGATGGCCCGCATGGCCATCGGGAAGTCCAGCTCGCCGCCGCCGGTGGCCTGGCCCAGCGCCGACACACCGGCCCCCAGGCAGATCGAGATGACCAGGGGCATCAGCACCAGCCCGGCGATCACCCGGGCCAGCAGGGCGGCCATGTCCCGCGACCCCGACCACACCCGACCGGCGAGGGCGATCGGCATGAACAGCACCGCCAGCGACACCGCGGCCTGGCTGATGAACAGCTCGGCCATGGCGATCAGAGCCAGGATCCCCACCGCGCCGATGAGCACGATGTAGCCCAGCCGCGACACCGCCCCCGACCCCGACGAGTCGAACAGCACCGGGGTGACGCTCTCGGACCAGGCCGAGACGTTGTCCGACGTGGTCCCGTTCACCTCGCTCACGAGCGCAGCGACGAGCTGGACCGCGGCCACGGTGATGGGCACGGCGGCGACGGTCATCAGCGCCGCCGCCGGCGCCTCGGCCATGGCCCGGGCGATCCGACCCGGGTCTCGCTGCACGATCCCGGACCCGATGGCGACCAACAGCAACGGCAACATGATCAGCGCCTGGAGCCCGACGAGGGTGACCCAGTAGGAGTCCCACCACTGCTGGCCCTCGAAGTCCGCGGCGCCCTCGCCGGTCTCCTGGATCATCGTCAGCAGACCCGTCGTCGCCTGCTCGGCGAAGTCGGCGACGTCCTCGGCCAGCCGGTCGAGGAACGAGTCCGACGCGGCGGAGGCGGCCGAGGACGCCGCTGCGGCGACCTGGTCGGTCGCCTCGTCGACCGCGGTGCGCACGGCATCGGTCACCGACTCCCGCACGTACTCGCCGCACGAGATCAGCTCGTCGGGTAGGTCGCTGGGGTTCAACCCCAGGTCGCAGTCCGCTGTTGATTCCCGCCCCTCGTCCCGCTCGCCGCCGGGCTCGGCCTCGTCGGCCTGGCGGACCAAAGGGGCGGCTGCTGTTGCGGCCGCGGGGGTGCCCGCCGCCACGGGGGCACCTCCCGCGACCGCGAACCAGACGGCGCAGGCGAGCAGCGCCCCGACCAGCCCGCGCCCGGCGGCGCTCACCCGCCGCCCTCCGCGGTCTCGCCGCCGTCAGGCACCCGCACCACAGGCCACGGCTCCTCCCGCTCCCCGTAGGGGTCCCAGTACGTGTAGCCATCGAGGCGCGACGTCACCTGCTCGCCGTCGGACTCATCCGCGAACCCCAGGGCCGGGGTCGGCCCGGTGTCGATCGCCACCGTGTACACCCGCCAGTCCTCGGCGTCCTCGTCCCAGCGGAGCGTCCAGGTGACCGTCCGGTAGATCGCCTCGGGGCCCTCGTCCGGCTCTTGGGCGATGATCGCTACGTCCCACACGGCGATCTGGGCCTCGTCGTCGTCGTAGGACTCGACCCGGTAGGCCAGCGGGGTGCCTTGTGCGGCCAGGTTGTCGAGTTCGCCGCGGTCGGCGTAGGCGCCCAAGGTGCGGCCCCGAGCGCGCTCTTCGGCGGCGTACTCCTCGTCGTAGGTCTCCTCGAGCCAGGCCACCTCGAGCAGCTGGAAGGCGACCTCGGGGTCCTCGGTCCGGCCGTAGAACGGGGTCCAGGACATGACAGCGGCGGTGGCGCCGTCGGCGGAGTGGGCGAAGCCGACAGGGATGCCGTCCTCGAGGCGGGTCGGACCGGCGCCGGCGATCACCTCCGGCGGGACCTCGGTGGTCGCCGGCGGTGCGGTGGTCGTGGTCGGGGAGCTCTCGTCATCGCCGCGGCCCCGGAACCACAGCGCGGCGGCCACCATCAGCGCGGCGACGACGAGCACGCCGACGATCGCCGCCGCCGCGGCCAGCGGGCTGCTGGGCCCGCCCGCACCGGGCCGGCCCCGGCCCGCCCGGGCTCCACCGCCCCGCGCTGGCGAGGTCGACCGGGTGGTGATCTGCGCCCGGGCCATCAGCCCGCCGCCCAGTTGATGAGCGTGGACGCGGAGCCGATCACCGCGGCTCCGACCAACGACAGGAGCACCGCCCGCTTGCCACCGGAGGTGGCCTGCATGTTCGACCCCATCCCGCCGATCGCCCAGGCCGCACCGCCGGCCACCAAGGCGATGGCACACGCCAGCAGCGACCAGAAGGCAACCCCGTTCACGATGTCGACCGCCCGGGAGGTCTCCGGGAGGGCATCGGCGTCAGGGTTGACGTTGACCTCCGCGAGTACGAGGACGAGTCGAGTGGTCAACCAGGTCATGGGGGTCCTCCGATGGGAGTGGGGGTGAAGCCGTCCACGACGGCGTGGGCAAGATCCAGGTACGCGTCCCGCGTGCTCTGGTCCAGAGCGTCGAGCCCGTCGATGCCGCCGGCGGCCAGAGCCGGGTCGTACGGGACCTCGATCACCGCCCGAGCGATCGAGGTGAAGTGATCGACCATGGCGTCGACATCGACGGCCAGGTCGTCCCGGGACGCGTTGACCACCACCGTGGACCGGCTCACCAGCTGCGGGTCGGCGTGGCGGCGCAGCCAGCGGGTCAGGTGGTCGGCGTGGCGAGCCTGATCGACCGCAGGACCGGTGACGATCACCAGCTGCGTGGCCATGTGGAGCACAGCCCGCATGGCGTCGTGGAGGACCCCGGTGCCGCAGTCGGTGAGGATCACGTTGTAGTGCTGACCCAAGATGGCCAGCGTGTCGGCGTAGTCCTGAGCGGTGAAGGCCTGCGACACCGCCGGGTCGGCGTCGCCGGCGAGGACCTCGAGCCGTGACGGCGCCTGCGTGGTGTAGGCCCGCACGTCTGGGTACGACACGATCCCGGCCCTCGCGTCGAGCAGGTCCCGCACCGTGCGGTGCGTCTCGGGGCTGACCCGGTACCCCAACGTCCCGTAGTCAGGGTTGGCATCGAGGGCCACCACCCGGTCCCCCCGGGTGCCGGCCAAGGTGTGACCCAGCATCAGCGCCGTGGTGGTCTTGCCCACGCCGCCCTTGGTCGACAACACAGCGATCCGCTCACCTGTCCGGGCCGCCAGCGGCGCCGTCACCGCGGCGGTGACCGCCGAGCGGTGCGCCTCGTCCGCCGACGGCCCCGGGTTCACCCGGCCGCCGGTGGCCCGGAAAACCACCCGCCGCCAGCCCCTCGTCGGCGTCGCCGGCGGTGGCGCGATCAGCGTCTGCGGCTGCCACTCCGCTATGGCACCATCTGACGTTACGGGCTCGGTGGAACCCGTCGGGAGGGTCTCGACGTCGGGCACAGCAGCGACACCAGCCGGCCTGAGCGGTACGACCTCTCGGGCGTCGTCAGCGTCACTCATAGCGGTTGGTCCCTCCTGACGGTGGGCATAGTGCCCACATGCTCAGTACGCGAAACCGCTTCTATCGAGCGGGAATCGCGGGAATGGCTGTTATCGCGCTGGCCGGGTGCGGAGCCGGGGACCAGCCGGAGGCGTCGTCGTCGTCGTCGACGTCGACGAGCGCGCCGGATCCGACCACGACGACCCGGGACGAGACCGATGAGCGGATCCCCCGGGCCCCGAGGCCGGCGGCCGCCCCCGATCGGCCCCTCTCCCCCACCGACGCCGGCGTCGGCTGGGTCGTGTCCGCCCTGAGCATCGACGCCGGCGAGCCCTTCGCCGCCGTGGAGGCCCGGACCGCCACCTGGGCCGTCGAGGGCCCCGAGGCCACCGTCCGCGGAGAGTCCCTCGAGACCGTGACCGTCGCCGGGGCCCGGGCCCAGATCGTCACCGAGCTCGCCGACGAGACGGTCGTCCTCGTCACCGC
This is a stretch of genomic DNA from Iamia sp. SCSIO 61187. It encodes these proteins:
- a CDS encoding type IV secretion system protein, coding for MSAAGRGLVGALLACAVWFAVAGGAPVAAGTPAAATAAAPLVRQADEAEPGGERDEGRESTADCDLGLNPSDLPDELISCGEYVRESVTDAVRTAVDEATDQVAAAASSAASAASDSFLDRLAEDVADFAEQATTGLLTMIQETGEGAADFEGQQWWDSYWVTLVGLQALIMLPLLLVAIGSGIVQRDPGRIARAMAEAPAAALMTVAAVPITVAAVQLVAALVSEVNGTTSDNVSAWSESVTPVLFDSSGSGAVSRLGYIVLIGAVGILALIAMAELFISQAAVSLAVLFMPIALAGRVWSGSRDMAALLARVIAGLVLMPLVISICLGAGVSALGQATGGGELDFPMAMRAIVIMLITALSPALMYRLLPVPGGDGAPATAGAGRALVGAGVGAAVMGGRLALAAGSGGATAAAGGGGGAAAGRAMAAGPDGHLGGTITTASGRQLGVVEPGPPPRSDDAPKALPPVTPTRDPSDAAAPPGGSGPSGAGATGPRPVDPPSAPPSAPAPTGGGSTPGQAGPPAPPRGPVTAPSPPEPPAGGTRPTDTTVQ
- a CDS encoding DUF6112 family protein, which encodes MTWLTTRLVLVLAEVNVNPDADALPETSRAVDIVNGVAFWSLLACAIALVAGGAAWAIGGMGSNMQATSGGKRAVLLSLVGAAVIGSASTLINWAAG
- a CDS encoding MinD/ParA family protein; its protein translation is MPDVETLPTGSTEPVTSDGAIAEWQPQTLIAPPPATPTRGWRRVVFRATGGRVNPGPSADEAHRSAVTAAVTAPLAARTGERIAVLSTKGGVGKTTTALMLGHTLAGTRGDRVVALDANPDYGTLGYRVSPETHRTVRDLLDARAGIVSYPDVRAYTTQAPSRLEVLAGDADPAVSQAFTAQDYADTLAILGQHYNVILTDCGTGVLHDAMRAVLHMATQLVIVTGPAVDQARHADHLTRWLRRHADPQLVSRSTVVVNASRDDLAVDVDAMVDHFTSIARAVIEVPYDPALAAGGIDGLDALDQSTRDAYLDLAHAVVDGFTPTPIGGPP